In Geotalea uraniireducens, one genomic interval encodes:
- a CDS encoding cytochrome c3 family protein, with the protein MSNRIRCCVAVVLFGLALATPALAIDPPHASVSGFTCSTCHTAHVTLGSVGYNNICLTCHRPGVPRGGTLPFAPADMANPFGTYTGLRLGTPYQTSHAWTGSDNVPRAGAAPPQNAVLNGLSTDGTLACSRCHDPHNNTYPPYLRLANDRDQLCLDCHRARNTTDQGRGTHPVNIAYSSAVKRNPAGYNAVPLNSNPANPTSAMRLIGGTVLCSTCHGVHYTDSNSATFDNHSSYATLKPSAGYLLRTDLRGATSSALSICNNCHKKTYHNGKGQNIQCADCHGGHVDAGDGSAPNVFLINRFINASSSFGVVRNKQVFMLYTAAAKRVYKNPDGTGICQACHVVPTGSSYPAEHSLATGTAAVCSGCHMHVSSTWSFSASGAACSTCHGYPPRTATSGGPDGMAAGYAVAGVSEATTPHRRHAGGGSDYNYACDQCHKGNSHNTGTFQDVFKSTAGSIAATAGATPTYNAATRSCANVYCHSDGAPRNSALVPVLTTKTVPAWPNGAGTITGCSACHAAQPATNAHTAHLAKGYGCVVCHADTVSDNTTIADRSKHADGQKTVVFSSTNPLAAGTLWNATTASCSASRCHSNGVAGSTGAPNTTPVWTNPATGACGSCHATSPAIAATTTQTIATGRHTSHLTTVYGVQLGTTLTACQTCHDYSTAKHVNGVVDLLPAACNGCHPQGAVWTSTTRLACTSCHAAVPSVVKGVAAPYKASFALSGHGQSGSAYNASRACESCHDANSAHISGVLGDATRLLLPDDNTQCASCHNDSTKVSTAAKQNVASHVTVKGGQSTMLCKVCHDPHGTTNLAMVRTTINGVAIAFTNLSSGFVKTAAPYNGLCQVCHSQTAHYKAGQAPDGHPTKYCLSCHSHKGTFAFQPVGGGACDSCHGYPPAPVGFVPTTGDYGAAKTEDYPGGGGAHVIGKHVPKAAVPSQGWSNCTPCHGNGSLNPATHTMVLPVTPSKVTIDVQDRYKFNSTLPLGPQQYSGKLLDGGANATGSCSNVSCHYKPSKRWSTTR; encoded by the coding sequence ATGAGCAACAGGATCCGGTGTTGTGTCGCAGTGGTGCTGTTCGGCCTGGCGCTCGCCACGCCAGCCTTGGCCATCGATCCGCCCCATGCGTCGGTGAGCGGGTTCACCTGCTCGACCTGCCATACGGCACACGTTACCCTTGGCAGTGTCGGCTATAACAATATCTGCCTCACCTGCCATCGCCCGGGGGTCCCCCGCGGCGGGACGCTTCCTTTCGCTCCGGCGGACATGGCCAACCCCTTCGGCACCTATACCGGTCTCCGGCTCGGCACCCCCTATCAGACCTCCCATGCCTGGACCGGCTCCGACAACGTGCCGCGGGCCGGCGCCGCCCCGCCGCAGAATGCGGTACTCAACGGACTGAGCACCGACGGCACGCTGGCCTGCAGCCGCTGCCACGATCCCCACAACAATACCTATCCCCCCTATCTCCGGCTGGCCAACGACCGTGACCAGCTTTGCCTCGACTGCCACCGGGCACGCAATACCACCGACCAGGGGCGGGGGACCCACCCGGTCAACATTGCCTATTCGAGCGCCGTCAAACGGAATCCGGCCGGCTACAATGCCGTGCCGCTGAACAGCAATCCTGCCAACCCGACCTCGGCCATGCGGTTGATCGGCGGAACCGTCCTCTGCTCCACCTGTCACGGCGTTCACTATACCGACTCCAACAGCGCCACCTTCGACAATCACTCCAGCTATGCCACCCTGAAGCCCTCGGCGGGGTACCTGCTGCGCACCGACCTGCGGGGGGCGACCTCGTCAGCCCTGTCGATCTGCAACAACTGCCACAAGAAAACCTATCATAACGGCAAAGGACAGAACATCCAGTGTGCCGACTGCCACGGCGGCCATGTCGATGCCGGCGACGGCAGCGCGCCGAACGTGTTTCTGATCAACCGTTTCATCAATGCTTCGTCGAGTTTTGGCGTCGTGCGCAACAAGCAGGTCTTCATGCTCTATACGGCGGCGGCGAAACGGGTCTACAAGAATCCGGACGGCACCGGTATCTGCCAGGCCTGCCACGTGGTGCCGACCGGCAGCAGTTACCCCGCCGAGCACTCCCTGGCCACCGGCACCGCTGCGGTCTGTTCCGGCTGCCACATGCACGTCAGCTCGACCTGGTCCTTCTCCGCCTCGGGGGCGGCCTGCAGCACCTGCCACGGTTATCCGCCCCGCACCGCCACCAGCGGCGGTCCCGACGGCATGGCCGCCGGCTATGCCGTGGCGGGAGTAAGCGAGGCGACCACCCCGCACCGGCGCCACGCCGGCGGCGGCAGCGATTACAACTACGCCTGCGACCAGTGCCACAAAGGGAACAGTCACAATACCGGTACCTTCCAGGACGTCTTCAAGTCGACCGCCGGGAGTATTGCGGCCACCGCCGGCGCGACCCCGACCTATAACGCCGCGACCCGCAGCTGCGCCAATGTCTACTGCCACAGTGACGGCGCGCCGCGGAACAGCGCCCTGGTGCCGGTGCTGACCACCAAGACGGTTCCGGCCTGGCCCAACGGCGCCGGGACGATCACCGGCTGCTCCGCCTGCCATGCCGCCCAGCCGGCCACTAACGCCCATACCGCCCACCTTGCCAAGGGGTATGGCTGCGTCGTCTGTCATGCCGATACAGTAAGCGACAATACGACCATTGCCGACCGGAGCAAGCATGCCGACGGGCAGAAGACGGTGGTGTTCAGCAGTACCAATCCGCTGGCCGCCGGCACTCTCTGGAACGCGACGACCGCCAGTTGCAGCGCCAGCCGTTGCCATTCGAACGGCGTCGCCGGCAGCACCGGCGCGCCGAATACCACCCCCGTCTGGACCAATCCGGCTACCGGTGCCTGCGGTTCGTGCCACGCCACCTCGCCGGCCATCGCCGCCACCACTACCCAGACCATCGCCACCGGCCGCCATACCAGCCACCTGACGACGGTTTACGGCGTCCAGCTCGGCACCACCCTCACCGCCTGCCAGACCTGTCACGACTATTCGACCGCCAAGCACGTCAACGGGGTGGTCGATCTGCTTCCGGCCGCCTGCAACGGCTGTCATCCCCAGGGAGCGGTCTGGACGTCGACAACGCGTCTCGCCTGCACCAGTTGCCACGCGGCGGTGCCTTCGGTGGTCAAGGGCGTTGCCGCCCCCTACAAGGCCAGCTTCGCGCTCAGCGGCCACGGCCAGTCGGGAAGTGCCTACAATGCCAGCCGGGCCTGCGAGAGCTGCCACGATGCGAACAGCGCCCACATCTCCGGCGTGCTTGGCGACGCCACCCGACTGCTTCTCCCCGACGACAACACCCAGTGCGCCTCGTGCCATAACGATTCGACCAAGGTGTCGACGGCGGCCAAACAGAATGTCGCCTCCCACGTTACCGTCAAGGGGGGGCAGTCGACGATGCTCTGCAAGGTGTGTCACGATCCCCACGGTACCACCAACCTGGCGATGGTCCGGACTACCATCAATGGCGTGGCCATCGCCTTCACCAACCTTTCCAGCGGCTTCGTCAAGACCGCTGCGCCATACAACGGCCTCTGCCAGGTCTGCCATTCCCAAACCGCCCACTACAAGGCGGGACAGGCGCCGGACGGTCATCCGACCAAGTACTGCCTCTCCTGCCACAGTCACAAGGGGACCTTTGCCTTCCAGCCGGTGGGGGGCGGGGCGTGCGACTCGTGCCACGGCTATCCGCCGGCTCCGGTCGGCTTCGTTCCGACTACCGGCGATTACGGTGCTGCCAAGACGGAGGATTATCCCGGTGGCGGCGGCGCCCACGTGATCGGCAAGCATGTGCCGAAAGCGGCGGTGCCATCCCAGGGGTGGAGCAACTGCACCCCCTGCCACGGCAACGGTTCGCTCAATCCGGCGACCCATACCATGGTGCTGCCGGTCACCCCGAGCAAGGTCACCATCGACGTGCAGGATCGCTACAAGTTCAATTCCACCCTGCCGCTCGGCCCGCAGCAGTACAGCGGCAAGCTGCTTGACGGCGGCGCCAATGCCACCGGCAGCTGCTCGAACGTCAGCTGTCATTACAAGCCGTCGAAGCGGTGGAGCACGACCCGGTAG
- a CDS encoding 6-bladed beta-propeller: MRELKHRVMTILMAVVAMVGWATGGSAATAPQVTVLPSIVDGVKTPVRLAEDATGNFFVTDPRGGILKYNGSGKLLQLIPTPRPPQGVVVTSAGSLLVGQGDYVALLDQTGKELRRLGAGAGQFQMANGIALDDTGRIYVTDSVDNCVQVFSAAGDYLSRFGSTGIGLGQFSTPTGIAFEKEARQLAVVDSLNGRVEFFDTNGVYQKTLFSFGSGPLKLTLPQGVSFEYTTDAVPKLSRMYVADSFQSSVQVIDPTGSGTFLSYIGEYGAGPGQLIAPLDAIYDAVGSRLVVANGAGSVALFGIGTGYVPVDTTPPALTLNAPPASTSAANLALSGTVEAGATVKVSVNGGIAVGATVSGTAWSASVGLAAGSNAITVTAADGAGNLTTLNATVALVIPATTFTINPVPALIGSTGTTITGTRGSGVTLTVTSTTAGAVATVSYPTASTWQASVTGLAEGGNQLTVASGGAFENVTVTVDTRAPQLTVSALATGSHTAERVQNVTVAVNEPHLQSLKVNGVAVPVVNGVASTPVILVNGSTAISVTAVDQVGNTATDTRSLVFDPQVPDLAITAPADVIRTRTSVVELSGSAAASATVTVNGQPATISNTGWSQRVTLTPGLNTIAVTATTGSGGTATLKRTVYYDNAPAVMIATPPDDTALSAGSAMLYGTTEDGVTLAATVNGSAVPVTKSGSSFSISLPLTGEGTYAVAVTATDATGAKATAFRNVVADRTPPRLLLTGQTVPAPAILLGTADADATVTVEDRNGTLAVLTPAGGSWSLTLSGLAYDTATLRVTAADAAGNLLARTLAAPVPTGDVNGDGKVTVSDVLQVLRIAVGAVSPTADDYTNGDVAPVVNGKVQPDGKIDIQDAVEILRKVVGVATW; the protein is encoded by the coding sequence ATGAGAGAGTTGAAGCACCGTGTGATGACGATCCTGATGGCGGTTGTGGCGATGGTCGGCTGGGCCACCGGCGGCAGCGCGGCGACCGCGCCGCAAGTGACGGTCCTGCCGTCGATCGTCGACGGAGTGAAGACACCGGTCCGGCTGGCGGAGGACGCAACGGGCAATTTCTTCGTCACCGATCCCCGCGGCGGCATTCTCAAATATAACGGCAGCGGCAAGCTGCTCCAACTGATCCCGACGCCCCGTCCACCGCAGGGGGTCGTCGTCACGTCAGCCGGTTCGCTGCTGGTGGGGCAGGGGGACTATGTCGCCTTGCTGGACCAGACCGGCAAGGAATTGCGTCGGCTCGGCGCCGGCGCGGGGCAGTTCCAGATGGCTAACGGCATCGCGCTCGACGATACCGGCCGCATCTACGTAACCGACAGCGTCGACAACTGCGTTCAGGTGTTTTCCGCCGCGGGCGACTACCTGAGCCGGTTCGGCAGCACCGGTATTGGCCTCGGCCAGTTCAGTACCCCCACCGGTATCGCCTTCGAAAAAGAGGCCAGACAACTGGCCGTGGTCGATTCCCTGAATGGCCGGGTCGAGTTTTTCGATACCAACGGCGTCTATCAGAAGACCCTTTTTTCCTTTGGTTCCGGCCCCCTCAAGCTGACCCTCCCCCAGGGGGTTTCCTTCGAATATACCACCGATGCCGTACCAAAACTGTCGCGGATGTATGTGGCCGACTCCTTCCAGAGTTCCGTGCAGGTCATCGATCCGACGGGGAGCGGCACGTTCCTCAGCTACATCGGCGAGTACGGTGCCGGCCCCGGCCAGTTGATTGCGCCGCTGGATGCCATTTACGACGCCGTCGGCAGCCGGCTGGTGGTGGCCAATGGTGCCGGCAGCGTGGCGCTGTTCGGGATCGGCACCGGCTACGTGCCGGTCGATACGACTCCGCCGGCCTTGACCCTCAATGCGCCGCCGGCCAGTACGTCCGCGGCGAATCTGGCCCTGAGCGGGACGGTGGAGGCGGGGGCCACGGTGAAGGTTTCGGTCAACGGCGGCATAGCGGTCGGCGCTACGGTAAGCGGCACGGCCTGGAGTGCGTCGGTTGGCCTGGCTGCCGGCAGCAACGCGATTACGGTTACCGCCGCCGACGGCGCCGGCAACCTGACGACGCTCAATGCCACGGTGGCGCTGGTGATCCCGGCCACGACCTTTACCATCAATCCGGTTCCGGCGCTGATCGGGTCGACCGGTACCACCATCACCGGCACCCGCGGCAGTGGCGTGACCCTGACGGTTACCTCGACGACCGCGGGAGCGGTAGCCACCGTCAGCTACCCGACCGCTAGCACCTGGCAGGCCAGCGTCACCGGCCTGGCCGAGGGGGGCAACCAGCTTACCGTCGCCTCCGGCGGTGCCTTCGAGAACGTTACGGTGACCGTCGATACCCGGGCGCCGCAACTGACGGTTTCCGCGCTGGCCACCGGCAGCCATACCGCCGAGCGGGTACAGAACGTCACCGTGGCGGTCAACGAACCTCACCTGCAGTCGCTGAAGGTGAACGGCGTGGCGGTGCCGGTGGTCAACGGCGTTGCCAGCACGCCGGTGATCCTTGTCAACGGCTCGACAGCTATCTCCGTTACTGCCGTCGACCAGGTGGGCAATACGGCGACCGATACCCGGAGCCTTGTCTTCGATCCCCAGGTGCCCGACCTGGCGATCACCGCGCCGGCCGACGTGATCCGGACCCGGACCTCGGTGGTGGAGCTCTCCGGGAGCGCCGCGGCTAGCGCCACGGTTACCGTCAACGGCCAGCCGGCGACGATCAGCAATACCGGTTGGAGCCAGCGGGTGACCCTGACTCCCGGCCTGAATACCATCGCGGTGACAGCGACGACCGGCAGCGGTGGTACGGCAACGCTGAAACGGACCGTTTACTATGATAACGCGCCGGCAGTGATGATCGCTACGCCGCCGGATGATACGGCCCTGTCGGCCGGCAGTGCCATGCTCTATGGTACCACCGAGGATGGCGTCACCCTGGCCGCTACCGTTAACGGCAGTGCCGTCCCGGTAACCAAGAGCGGCAGCTCGTTCAGCATCTCGTTGCCGCTGACCGGTGAAGGAACTTACGCGGTGGCGGTGACGGCGACCGATGCCACCGGGGCGAAAGCGACCGCCTTCCGCAACGTTGTTGCCGACCGGACCCCGCCACGGCTGCTGCTCACCGGCCAGACCGTGCCGGCGCCCGCCATTCTCCTGGGGACGGCGGATGCGGACGCCACGGTGACCGTGGAAGACCGGAACGGCACCCTGGCCGTGCTGACGCCGGCCGGCGGAAGCTGGAGCCTGACGCTCTCCGGGCTGGCCTATGACACCGCCACCCTCCGGGTGACGGCCGCCGACGCCGCCGGCAACCTGCTGGCCAGGACCCTGGCGGCACCGGTCCCCACCGGCGATGTCAACGGTGACGGCAAGGTGACGGTCAGCGACGTGCTGCAGGTATTGCGGATCGCCGTCGGGGCGGTCAGTCCCACGGCCGACGATTACACCAACGGCGATGTCGCGCCAGTGGTCAACGGCAAGGTGCAGCCCGACGGGAAGATCGACATCCAGGATGCGGTGGAGATCCTGCGCAAGGTGGTCGGTGTGGCGACCTGGTAG
- a CDS encoding B12-binding domain-containing radical SAM protein, with protein sequence MSIKRVALVTPPYHSGVVESAGTWLNVGFVYIAGALRAAGYEVDYYDAMSLWHKWPDIKRRLEAFRPDVVATTAFTASIVDAVRLLAFAKEIAPRTITVLGNVHATFCYEEILRADHAAVDYIVRGEGEVTMPQLLTCLNAGDDPRKVEGLAFWRGGGVVVTPRAAYIHDLDALPTAWDLVDWPIYTYRAKHDARLAIVSSSRGCKQQCSFCSQQLFWSQSWRARSAENFVAELELLHATYGVEVAMLSDEIPTFDRERWNRILDLLIERRVGVKLLMETRVDDILRDADLLDKYRLAGVEHIYVGVEAGSQETLDLFRKETLVEQSKQAIDLINGADIVSETSFVLGMPDDTPESIARTVELAKHYNPDMAFFLAIAPWPYAELYPELEPYVATADYRKYNLVEPVIKPKQMSVEELERLLGKASQQFYLHKFRNLDKLSAWKQEFMLAVLDLLVNHSYLAGQMRAMLKEGKEMPAEVKALLQRLNRRRSDSAPHPLAPIP encoded by the coding sequence ATGAGCATTAAACGAGTTGCACTCGTTACCCCTCCGTATCATTCCGGCGTCGTCGAGTCGGCCGGCACATGGCTGAATGTCGGTTTCGTCTATATTGCCGGGGCGTTGCGGGCGGCGGGGTACGAGGTGGACTATTACGATGCCATGTCCCTCTGGCACAAGTGGCCCGACATCAAGCGCCGGCTTGAGGCGTTCCGCCCCGACGTGGTGGCGACCACCGCCTTTACCGCTTCGATCGTCGACGCAGTCAGGTTGCTCGCCTTTGCCAAGGAGATCGCTCCGCGCACCATTACCGTCCTCGGCAACGTCCATGCGACCTTCTGCTACGAGGAAATCCTCCGGGCGGACCATGCCGCCGTCGATTACATCGTCCGGGGCGAAGGCGAAGTGACCATGCCGCAGCTGCTCACCTGCCTCAACGCCGGCGATGACCCGCGCAAGGTGGAGGGGCTGGCCTTCTGGCGGGGCGGCGGCGTGGTTGTTACCCCGCGTGCAGCGTACATCCACGATCTCGATGCCCTCCCGACGGCGTGGGACCTGGTCGACTGGCCGATCTACACCTACCGGGCCAAACACGACGCCCGGCTGGCGATCGTCTCGTCGTCGCGCGGCTGCAAACAGCAGTGTTCCTTCTGTTCCCAGCAACTGTTCTGGTCCCAGTCGTGGCGGGCCCGCAGCGCCGAGAATTTCGTCGCCGAGCTGGAGCTGCTGCACGCGACCTACGGCGTTGAAGTGGCGATGCTCTCCGACGAAATTCCCACCTTTGACCGCGAGCGGTGGAACAGGATTCTCGATCTTTTGATCGAGCGGCGGGTCGGGGTGAAGCTTTTGATGGAGACCCGGGTCGACGATATCCTCCGCGATGCGGATCTGCTGGACAAGTATCGCCTGGCCGGAGTGGAGCACATTTACGTTGGCGTCGAGGCCGGTTCCCAGGAAACCCTCGATCTCTTCAGGAAAGAGACCCTGGTCGAGCAGTCCAAACAGGCGATCGACCTGATCAACGGGGCCGATATCGTCTCCGAAACCTCCTTCGTCCTCGGCATGCCGGACGATACGCCGGAGTCGATTGCCCGGACCGTCGAGCTGGCCAAGCACTACAATCCCGACATGGCCTTTTTCCTTGCCATCGCCCCCTGGCCCTACGCCGAACTCTATCCGGAGCTGGAACCGTATGTGGCGACCGCCGATTACCGCAAGTACAACCTGGTCGAGCCGGTGATCAAGCCGAAGCAGATGTCCGTCGAGGAGCTGGAGCGGCTACTCGGCAAGGCCTCCCAGCAGTTCTACCTGCACAAGTTCCGGAACCTGGACAAACTGTCGGCATGGAAGCAGGAATTCATGCTCGCCGTGCTCGACTTGCTCGTCAATCACTCCTATCTTGCGGGCCAGATGCGCGCCATGCTCAAGGAGGGCAAAGAAATGCCCGCCGAAGTGAAGGCGCTGCTGCAACGCCTCAACCGGCGCCGGAGCGATTCCGCGCCGCATCCCCTTGCGCCCATCCCCTGA